A single window of Thalassomonas viridans DNA harbors:
- a CDS encoding very short patch repair endonuclease, with product MIDVHSKKIRSKNMAAIRNKNTKPELLIRRLLHSLGLRFRLYNKSLPGTPDITLAKYKAVIFVNGCFWHGHEMNGVNCHFFTTPKTRTEFWLDKINGNKKRDQQVFSELSKDGWKVLYIWECALKGKRKLEEGRLIDTIEEWLLAHDTSAEIDCRGIKKKAIINFL from the coding sequence TTGATAGACGTACATTCAAAGAAAATACGCAGCAAAAATATGGCTGCGATTAGGAATAAAAATACTAAGCCGGAATTATTAATACGCCGGCTTTTGCATTCTCTTGGTCTCCGCTTTCGTCTGTATAATAAAAGCCTTCCCGGAACACCTGATATCACTTTAGCAAAATATAAAGCAGTCATTTTTGTAAATGGTTGCTTCTGGCATGGGCATGAAATGAATGGTGTAAATTGCCATTTTTTTACAACTCCTAAAACCAGAACTGAATTTTGGTTGGATAAAATTAATGGCAATAAAAAGCGGGATCAGCAGGTGTTTTCTGAGCTCAGTAAAGATGGCTGGAAAGTGTTATATATATGGGAATGTGCGCTTAAAGGCAAACGCAAGCTAGAGGAAGGCAGGCTAATTGATACTATTGAGGAATGGCTACTTGCCCATGATACCAGTGCTGAAATTGATTGTAGAGGGATTAAAAAGAAGGCTATCATAAATTTTTTGTGA
- a CDS encoding DNA cytosine methyltransferase codes for MNLNTQIIDVFAGPGGLGEGFSAYNIEQNKKYPFQIKISVEMEENAHKTLRLRAFLRYFNQNPKLETPQIYVDYISGKNKLLGKLLEFRSFDFDDRKHIKTENDTREWDLLSPEFYCPKEYDKAKKLYSEQWGEIEKAIKRAMFEARRMTLGPDEKDIHKAIAEQIDPNVPSILIGGPPCQAFSMAGRSRRKGHVTNNVSSDTDENGKAIWDQDSDGRTWLYKEYIKIISEFQPEVFVMENVKGMLTAKVKDAEGNKVDIWRWIFADLNKPANVINTADPNLEYDIYSLACDINFKGGSDELQALNGNSFVLHAKNYGIPQARERVILLGIKKDISEKLSREFRSFLVPVQPEKQTTVQDAIGDLPVLRAGVGTTEHFSVDDEIPVRTKLKQAEETDFWRSTLNDKLTNTVTHLAESLDEHQQKVWSILNRAFSGHEKLLKLSKKFNSFTDKQTETTNTSIEKFTKFDFTRLEKETENNQSVIELKKWYTGGEEKTWILNHEARSHMDTDLCRYIYSSSYSLIKPQGEERDYPRLQELEEAGLDPKGHKNKKSFVDRFRTQIWNQPSTTVTSHIAKDGHYYIHPDPSQMRSLTVREAARLQTFPDNYFFEGPRTAQFIQVGNAVPPLLANKIAGVVNNIFNP; via the coding sequence ATGAATCTAAATACCCAAATAATAGATGTATTCGCCGGTCCTGGTGGTTTGGGTGAAGGTTTTTCTGCGTATAATATTGAGCAGAATAAGAAATATCCATTTCAAATCAAAATCTCTGTTGAAATGGAAGAGAATGCACATAAAACTCTTCGATTAAGAGCATTTCTACGTTATTTCAATCAAAATCCTAAACTAGAAACTCCGCAGATATATGTTGATTATATTTCTGGTAAAAATAAACTTTTGGGTAAGTTACTAGAGTTCAGAAGTTTTGATTTTGATGATAGAAAGCATATCAAAACCGAAAATGATACACGTGAATGGGATTTACTATCTCCGGAATTTTATTGCCCTAAAGAATATGATAAGGCTAAAAAGCTATACTCAGAGCAATGGGGCGAAATAGAAAAAGCCATTAAAAGAGCAATGTTTGAAGCTCGAAGGATGACACTTGGCCCGGATGAAAAGGATATTCATAAAGCTATTGCAGAACAAATAGATCCTAATGTACCGAGTATTTTAATAGGTGGGCCTCCATGCCAGGCATTTTCGATGGCAGGCAGGTCGCGTAGAAAAGGTCATGTGACTAATAATGTTTCATCGGATACTGATGAAAATGGTAAAGCTATATGGGATCAGGATAGTGATGGGCGTACTTGGTTGTATAAGGAATACATTAAAATTATCAGTGAGTTTCAGCCAGAAGTTTTTGTGATGGAAAACGTAAAAGGTATGTTGACTGCGAAAGTAAAAGATGCTGAAGGTAATAAAGTAGATATTTGGCGATGGATTTTTGCTGATTTAAATAAGCCTGCCAATGTAATTAATACTGCTGATCCAAACCTTGAATATGATATATATTCACTTGCCTGTGATATTAACTTTAAAGGGGGAAGTGATGAACTGCAGGCTTTAAATGGCAATAGTTTTGTATTGCATGCTAAAAATTATGGAATTCCTCAAGCTAGGGAAAGGGTTATTCTACTTGGTATAAAGAAAGATATTTCAGAGAAGTTAAGTAGAGAGTTTCGGTCTTTTTTAGTACCTGTTCAGCCAGAAAAACAAACAACTGTTCAGGATGCAATAGGTGATTTACCTGTTTTAAGAGCAGGTGTTGGAACTACAGAGCACTTTTCTGTTGATGATGAAATTCCGGTTAGAACCAAGCTTAAACAAGCTGAAGAAACTGATTTCTGGCGTAGCACTTTAAATGATAAGTTAACAAATACAGTCACACATTTAGCTGAAAGCCTTGATGAACACCAGCAGAAAGTTTGGAGCATACTAAACCGTGCTTTTAGCGGGCATGAAAAATTATTAAAACTCTCTAAAAAATTTAATTCTTTTACGGATAAGCAAACAGAAACAACTAATACTTCAATTGAAAAGTTTACCAAATTTGATTTTACTCGATTAGAGAAGGAAACTGAAAACAATCAAAGCGTAATAGAATTAAAAAAATGGTATACGGGAGGAGAAGAGAAAACTTGGATATTAAATCATGAAGCTCGTAGCCATATGGATACTGATTTATGTCGTTACATTTACTCTTCAAGCTATTCGCTAATAAAACCACAAGGTGAGGAGAGAGACTACCCCCGTTTGCAAGAATTGGAGGAAGCTGGGCTTGATCCTAAAGGACATAAAAATAAAAAATCTTTTGTTGATCGCTTCCGCACACAGATCTGGAATCAGCCATCAACGACGGTAACTAGCCATATTGCAAAAGATGGACATTATTATATACATCCAGATCCTAGTCAGATGCGTAGCTTAACAGTAAGGGAAGCGGCAAGGCTACAAACTTTTCCTGATAATTATTTTTTTGAGGGACCGAGAACTGCGCAGTTTATTCAGGTTGGTAATGCTGTACCACCGCTTTTAGCTAATAAAATAGCAGGTGTAGTAAATAATATTTTTAATCCTTAG
- a CDS encoding AIPR family protein, whose amino-acid sequence MEVSELYKYRQDVLDNSKDEDGFIEEQSVLSQVLPYLLDAKVVDTEECYETYGLSDEDNWKINAYIVNDSTERLQLFVVDGDSIDESLEEEQLNVSIKADYEKQLKQGLRFFQKAVKGDFTNKLQDSSPVKALAHKISSETGIVQFDVIEIFLISLSATVSNQGNETKPRKVHFKDGNYKIKFEIDGDTRTKDFLIVNRVIDLNFIANVIISRGHREPLTVNFKRDFERRIEVIQAANEKNFESYLCVLDAAVIAELYKRHSSRLLEKNVRSFLQFKGVNKGIKNTIRTQPEQFIAFNNGLTITASSANVATYKKVLCLESLTDFQIVNGGQTTASIYFSQKEGLDISKVKVMAKITIAKDIDEKEMDSLISNISRYSNTQSRVSNVDLNSRSPQLRKIKSLSESIVTPSGCKWFFERAKGEFNTMVRKAGSNGARKKKEFPNSKRFSKEQLAKYYLAWGEQPHVIKKGGEKVFRHLMEAIEPKDEGADIIDIDRVFYENLIAKIILFRGMEKIYGQGKNAIGQLRSAVIPYSLSILYITTDAKFEQNFKLDLGRVWRSEYLENDLSEFLTMLMMLVNELIKKYSASDDYGEYSKKEELWLAIKHCREIKEFLKNEFTIRIIKKYTI is encoded by the coding sequence ATGGAAGTCAGTGAACTCTATAAATACAGACAAGATGTCTTGGATAATTCAAAAGATGAGGATGGCTTTATTGAAGAACAATCGGTCTTGTCACAAGTATTACCTTATTTGTTAGACGCTAAAGTTGTTGATACTGAGGAATGCTATGAAACATATGGGCTCTCTGATGAAGATAATTGGAAAATTAATGCCTATATAGTTAATGACTCAACGGAAAGGTTGCAGCTATTTGTTGTTGATGGAGATTCTATAGATGAAAGCTTGGAAGAAGAGCAATTAAATGTATCTATAAAAGCAGATTATGAAAAGCAACTTAAACAAGGGCTGAGGTTTTTTCAAAAAGCAGTAAAAGGAGATTTTACTAATAAATTACAAGATTCGTCACCAGTTAAAGCATTAGCTCATAAGATATCAAGTGAAACTGGTATTGTTCAATTTGATGTAATAGAGATTTTTCTTATTTCTTTATCTGCCACAGTTTCAAATCAGGGTAACGAGACTAAACCAAGAAAAGTTCACTTTAAAGATGGTAATTATAAAATTAAATTTGAAATTGATGGTGATACTCGTACTAAAGATTTTTTAATAGTAAATCGCGTTATAGACCTTAACTTTATTGCTAATGTTATAATTTCACGTGGTCATCGTGAGCCTTTGACTGTAAATTTTAAAAGAGACTTTGAGAGAAGAATAGAAGTTATTCAAGCTGCGAATGAAAAGAACTTTGAATCTTATTTATGTGTATTAGATGCTGCTGTTATTGCAGAGTTATATAAAAGACACAGTAGTCGTTTGTTAGAAAAAAATGTACGTTCGTTTTTACAATTTAAAGGTGTTAATAAAGGAATAAAAAACACTATACGTACACAACCTGAGCAGTTTATAGCTTTTAATAATGGGCTAACTATTACTGCTTCGTCTGCAAATGTTGCAACTTATAAAAAAGTACTCTGTTTAGAATCATTAACTGATTTTCAAATTGTAAATGGGGGTCAAACAACAGCATCTATATATTTTTCACAGAAGGAAGGGCTAGATATTAGCAAAGTCAAGGTTATGGCAAAAATAACTATTGCTAAGGATATTGATGAAAAAGAAATGGATAGTTTAATTTCAAATATCAGCCGCTATTCCAACACACAATCAAGAGTCTCGAATGTAGATCTTAATTCTCGTAGTCCGCAATTAAGAAAAATAAAGTCATTGAGTGAAAGCATAGTAACTCCTTCAGGCTGTAAGTGGTTTTTTGAACGGGCGAAAGGCGAATTTAATACGATGGTTCGCAAAGCCGGATCGAATGGGGCTAGGAAAAAGAAAGAGTTTCCAAATAGTAAAAGGTTTTCTAAAGAGCAGTTAGCTAAATATTATTTAGCTTGGGGAGAGCAGCCACACGTAATAAAAAAAGGGGGAGAAAAAGTATTTAGACACTTGATGGAAGCGATTGAACCCAAAGATGAGGGCGCTGATATTATTGATATAGATAGAGTATTCTATGAAAATTTGATTGCTAAGATCATTTTATTTAGAGGAATGGAGAAAATATATGGACAAGGGAAAAATGCTATTGGACAGCTTCGGTCTGCTGTTATCCCGTATAGTTTGTCAATTCTCTATATAACAACAGACGCAAAGTTTGAGCAAAACTTTAAGCTTGATTTAGGGAGAGTCTGGAGGAGCGAATATTTAGAAAATGATCTTTCTGAGTTTTTGACAATGTTAATGATGTTAGTAAATGAATTAATTAAGAAATATTCTGCTAGTGATGATTATGGTGAATACTCCAAAAAAGAAGAGTTGTGGCTTGCTATAAAGCATTGTCGTGAAATCAAAGAATTTTTGAAAAATGAATTCACCATTCGAATTATTAAAAAGTACACAATTTGA
- a CDS encoding PD-(D/E)XK motif protein, with the protein MMDSLNLELFWKSIKHDGLSEFVYKRIDDNCIPELNLAINSTMGRCLILELPRDHVIDLPTSTMQNLSLKYYEDTKCIVLQLLDENYNDLFNDLTMSLYLKIMHVSDIEEYSAVFIQTFYKWSEFFHEQNSEKLSRETIKGIFGELIYLRSFLDKASLSDVNYLLESWHGPYDTGHDFIFNDKNIEVKTKDSNKNKISISSEYQLEAELSKGLELAVISVDLDYVAGCSIKELVQDIRTLIFNRCGDFSILLKALQQKNITLKNISEYDNYRFKPIDLTTYDCLVDEFPKLVKSILPPVLSCVKYDINLKGIENFIIAERKF; encoded by the coding sequence ATGATGGACTCTCTTAATTTGGAATTATTTTGGAAAAGCATTAAGCACGATGGATTAAGTGAGTTCGTATATAAGAGAATTGATGATAATTGTATTCCCGAACTTAACCTGGCTATAAACTCAACTATGGGCAGATGTTTGATACTCGAATTGCCAAGAGATCATGTTATAGATTTACCTACATCAACCATGCAAAATTTATCTTTAAAATATTATGAAGATACTAAATGTATTGTGTTGCAGTTACTCGATGAAAACTATAACGATCTTTTTAATGATTTAACCATGTCGTTATATTTAAAAATAATGCATGTTTCTGATATAGAAGAATATTCAGCAGTATTTATTCAGACATTTTATAAATGGAGTGAATTCTTTCATGAACAAAATTCAGAAAAATTGTCTCGTGAAACTATTAAAGGAATATTTGGTGAGTTGATTTATCTACGAAGCTTTTTGGATAAAGCTTCCTTATCTGACGTTAACTATTTACTTGAATCTTGGCATGGCCCATATGATACAGGGCATGACTTTATTTTTAATGATAAAAATATAGAAGTAAAAACAAAAGATAGTAATAAAAATAAAATTAGCATTTCTAGTGAGTATCAATTAGAAGCTGAGTTATCTAAGGGCTTAGAATTAGCTGTTATTTCTGTAGACTTAGATTACGTTGCCGGCTGTTCAATTAAAGAGCTTGTTCAAGATATAAGAACCCTAATATTTAATAGATGTGGCGATTTTTCTATATTGTTAAAAGCCTTACAACAGAAAAATATCACGTTAAAGAATATTTCAGAATATGATAATTATCGCTTTAAACCTATAGACTTGACTACTTATGACTGTTTAGTTGATGAATTTCCTAAGCTGGTTAAATCAATACTCCCTCCAGTGTTAAGTTGCGTCAAATATGACATTAACTTAAAAGGTATTGAAAATTTTATAATAGCAGAGCGAAAGTTTTAA
- a CDS encoding Z1 domain-containing protein, translated as MMNTYFMSGFIKNRLKQHKEKYKTVSREFFETEDLKITIRADTQMFQLTQDKFESLYSAAIKECRHEELQSMTPSTSISTSDTKKRNWLTEERKAEIGWSCEDKVTFRSRYMEYLALIGRSTPYIDETKRSSYEIVKKLGDPKNTEHFYVRGLVVGSVQSGKTANFNAVINSSIDAGYGLIIVLSGIMEDLRKQTQRRIEKEVQGKFENGELIGVSQIAHFGQQGPHRDIHPIVVPTSTETDFKKTIKEADFSLEFKNVLVCKKNTSVLKNLILWLSQYLNKNKDKISIPLLIIDDEADNASLNNLGPKGVDYASTINGHIRALLGLFKKKTYLGYTATPFANVLQDRNQASETKWKIVEKATKAETKQNLADTVYEFEQVDSLFPNDFIELLFPPSNYIGAKHFFETRLNDVKKIDPLITKPIKDHYDAFPSRVMGENGPRAALKYDPYPQFIPESLKEAVMCFVISTAIRISRKSEMRDSKFYQPHNTMLIHTSRFTTWQIKTKKLVQAFVDELERDLNNELPTDKMNVYGKFEQVWNKHYAYIIENIKNYLADDYDDRFLTPKTFGKIKPLLIKAIEDIEVKAINSEPPKDQLTYPEGSEKKYIAIGGNRLSRGFTLEGLTINYFVRNTNLADTLLQMGRWFGYRPGYLDCCKLFTTEESLEKFDQTTATIEDLEQRFIDMNRDPQNTPEKYALKVLSHPGVLKLTRASILKNTEEVKFSYSDHLVQTTKFNIEIDRIKNAWNAFKVYIAKIKNEIKEIKSNKGKTEYLSYEPEKVEAIFELFNLANSFDGPSQKLNEVEEFIRACNEEGKLTDWTVVIKMDGSGEEIDISDLLDFPCKFRKTKRSAPSDRWRDLLKNEHIFSPGGGSSNLVTGGQDFKIRLSDSEIKIAEDDFKEVKLNELKERYPGLEEDELIRKVKKITIPEKVYRRKMTDKEGVVVIYLMDLAAVFKDGNGDFVDELDVLRESVDTSIPLIGYAIGIPPISGDVGAKYIQNKEVMNIEEYDDFDDMKEVLDQ; from the coding sequence ATGATGAATACTTACTTCATGTCAGGTTTTATCAAAAACCGATTAAAACAACATAAAGAAAAATACAAGACAGTTAGTCGTGAGTTCTTTGAAACTGAAGATTTGAAAATAACAATTAGAGCCGATACTCAAATGTTTCAGCTTACGCAAGATAAATTTGAATCGTTATATAGTGCGGCTATTAAAGAATGTAGGCATGAAGAATTGCAGAGTATGACGCCAAGTACGTCAATATCAACTTCAGACACTAAAAAGCGAAATTGGTTAACTGAAGAACGTAAGGCTGAAATTGGATGGTCATGTGAAGACAAAGTAACTTTCAGATCTCGTTACATGGAATATTTAGCTTTAATAGGTCGTTCAACTCCTTATATTGATGAAACTAAAAGATCTAGCTATGAGATTGTTAAGAAATTAGGAGATCCAAAGAATACAGAGCATTTTTACGTCAGGGGGTTAGTGGTTGGTAGTGTTCAATCGGGAAAAACTGCTAATTTTAACGCAGTAATTAACAGTTCGATTGATGCTGGATACGGGTTGATTATTGTCTTGTCAGGGATTATGGAAGATTTGCGAAAGCAGACTCAAAGGAGAATTGAGAAGGAAGTTCAAGGTAAATTTGAAAATGGTGAGTTAATCGGTGTTAGTCAAATAGCACATTTCGGGCAGCAAGGGCCTCATCGTGATATACATCCAATAGTTGTACCGACATCAACGGAAACTGATTTCAAAAAAACGATCAAAGAAGCTGATTTTTCATTGGAATTTAAGAATGTATTAGTTTGCAAAAAAAATACTAGTGTTTTAAAAAACTTAATACTCTGGTTGAGTCAGTACTTAAATAAAAATAAAGATAAAATCTCTATACCTTTGTTAATTATTGATGACGAAGCTGATAATGCTTCTTTGAATAATCTTGGTCCTAAAGGAGTTGATTATGCATCTACTATTAATGGACATATACGTGCGTTATTAGGCTTATTTAAGAAGAAAACATATTTGGGTTATACCGCAACACCATTTGCAAATGTGCTTCAAGATAGAAATCAAGCTTCAGAAACTAAGTGGAAGATAGTTGAAAAAGCAACAAAAGCTGAAACTAAACAAAATTTAGCTGATACGGTATATGAATTTGAGCAAGTGGATAGCCTATTTCCAAATGATTTTATAGAGCTACTATTTCCGCCTTCAAACTATATAGGAGCCAAGCATTTTTTTGAGACTAGATTAAACGATGTAAAAAAAATAGACCCATTAATTACCAAACCAATAAAAGATCATTATGATGCCTTTCCATCCCGTGTTATGGGTGAAAATGGCCCTCGCGCAGCACTGAAATATGACCCATATCCTCAATTTATACCTGAGTCGTTAAAAGAAGCTGTTATGTGTTTTGTTATATCAACAGCGATTAGGATTAGCCGTAAAAGCGAGATGCGCGATTCAAAATTCTATCAACCGCATAATACCATGCTTATACATACTTCCAGATTTACAACATGGCAAATTAAGACAAAAAAACTAGTTCAGGCCTTTGTTGATGAGCTGGAAAGAGATTTAAATAATGAATTGCCGACAGATAAAATGAATGTATATGGCAAGTTCGAGCAGGTATGGAATAAGCATTATGCCTATATAATTGAAAATATAAAAAATTATTTAGCAGATGATTATGATGACCGTTTTTTAACGCCTAAAACATTTGGAAAAATAAAACCATTATTGATTAAAGCAATTGAAGATATTGAAGTTAAAGCTATTAATAGTGAACCACCTAAAGATCAGTTGACATATCCGGAAGGGTCGGAGAAGAAATATATTGCAATTGGCGGAAACCGATTGTCCCGTGGCTTTACTCTGGAAGGCTTAACAATAAATTATTTTGTTAGGAACACTAATCTTGCCGATACTCTTTTACAAATGGGGAGATGGTTTGGTTATAGGCCAGGCTATTTAGATTGTTGCAAACTTTTTACGACTGAAGAAAGTCTGGAAAAATTTGATCAAACGACAGCGACAATTGAAGATCTTGAACAAAGGTTTATTGATATGAACCGTGACCCACAAAATACTCCTGAAAAATATGCCTTGAAGGTATTAAGCCACCCCGGGGTGCTGAAACTAACAAGAGCTTCAATTTTAAAAAATACTGAAGAAGTAAAGTTTTCATACTCCGACCATTTGGTGCAAACGACAAAATTTAATATAGAAATAGATCGCATTAAAAATGCTTGGAATGCTTTTAAAGTTTATATAGCCAAAATTAAAAATGAAATAAAAGAAATAAAATCTAATAAAGGAAAAACAGAATATTTATCATACGAACCTGAGAAGGTCGAAGCTATTTTTGAACTTTTTAATTTGGCTAATTCCTTTGATGGCCCTAGTCAAAAATTAAATGAAGTTGAAGAGTTTATACGTGCATGTAATGAGGAAGGTAAGTTAACTGACTGGACCGTTGTGATTAAGATGGATGGTAGCGGTGAAGAGATAGACATAAGTGATCTTTTAGATTTTCCCTGTAAATTTAGGAAAACAAAAAGAAGTGCTCCAAGTGATAGGTGGAGAGACTTATTAAAAAATGAGCATATATTCTCACCTGGCGGAGGTTCTTCCAATTTAGTTACCGGAGGCCAAGACTTCAAAATAAGGTTATCAGATTCCGAAATTAAAATAGCTGAAGATGATTTCAAAGAAGTTAAATTGAATGAATTAAAAGAACGTTATCCAGGACTTGAAGAAGATGAGTTAATACGAAAGGTAAAAAAAATAACGATACCAGAAAAAGTATATCGTAGAAAAATGACGGATAAAGAAGGAGTAGTTGTTATTTATTTGATGGATTTAGCTGCGGTATTTAAAGATGGAAATGGTGACTTTGTCGATGAGTTGGATGTGTTACGTGAAAGTGTTGATACTTCAATTCCATTAATCGGCTACGCAATAGGCATACCGCCTATCAGTGGCGATGTAGGTGCGAAATATATACAAAATAAAGAAGTAATGAATATTGAGGAATATGATGACTTTGATGATATGAAAGAGGTACTAGATCAATGA
- a CDS encoding ATP-binding protein, whose protein sequence is MTTTFEDATPNPEYLIKSIAEQGYSLEAALADLMDNSISASANKIEILLDMNSEPFTLFLADNGDGMSVDRLKACMQFPSQSPDEDRSIVDLGRFGLGMKTASFSQTRRFTVLSRAKGTQTYSARTWDVELLKNKKWKLLVNSVCEIESILTKYKKLSGSFLNEFNDFEANTIIVWEGLFKFEEYLEEKNRKIALKREFTDVTSEHLSLVFHRFMEKKNNPLCIRVNNKILNPFNPFPTKETDFRPLKYKKRNFGNDSIKVEGFVLPSRSITEVKQGIGKWTTKKNSLMDMEGIYIYRANRIILFGGWNGLIKKAQRLQLARLRVDIGNNADHLLHLNVAKSQVIIPHELKDAFQNYIEELKSEAEKEYFNRGLVRFTGSKKNKIKLFEKKSTNKGLLLEINNEFPLYASLKEELTTSQISKLKVLIRMVNTAVNEIKKVHQPEVFTHIKTENDVKVDDLLVSIQELQNTGLDNRTIKKEMLPALGYDLATIPMEIMELLK, encoded by the coding sequence ATGACGACTACTTTTGAAGATGCAACCCCGAATCCAGAATATTTAATTAAATCTATTGCAGAGCAGGGGTATAGCTTAGAAGCTGCATTAGCTGATTTAATGGATAATTCTATTTCAGCTTCAGCCAATAAAATTGAAATTTTATTGGACATGAATAGCGAGCCATTTACATTGTTTTTAGCTGATAATGGCGATGGTATGAGTGTTGACCGCTTAAAGGCTTGTATGCAGTTCCCTAGTCAATCACCTGATGAAGATAGGTCTATTGTTGATTTGGGACGATTCGGATTAGGCATGAAAACAGCGTCTTTTTCTCAAACTAGGCGTTTTACTGTTTTATCACGTGCAAAGGGCACCCAAACTTATTCAGCTAGGACTTGGGATGTTGAGTTATTAAAAAATAAAAAATGGAAGCTGCTTGTTAATTCAGTTTGTGAAATCGAATCAATATTGACTAAGTACAAAAAGTTAAGTGGATCATTTTTAAATGAATTTAATGACTTTGAAGCTAATACCATTATTGTTTGGGAAGGTCTTTTTAAATTTGAGGAATATTTAGAAGAAAAGAACAGGAAAATAGCGCTTAAAAGAGAGTTTACAGATGTGACTTCAGAGCATCTATCTCTTGTATTTCATCGTTTTATGGAGAAAAAAAACAACCCTCTCTGTATTAGAGTTAATAACAAAATCTTAAATCCATTTAACCCTTTCCCAACTAAAGAGACGGATTTTCGTCCTCTAAAATATAAAAAAAGAAATTTTGGTAATGATTCTATTAAAGTTGAAGGCTTTGTTTTGCCATCAAGAAGTATTACTGAAGTTAAGCAAGGCATTGGTAAATGGACAACTAAAAAAAATAGTTTGATGGATATGGAAGGAATTTATATCTACAGAGCTAATCGCATTATTTTATTTGGCGGCTGGAATGGTTTAATTAAAAAAGCGCAAAGACTGCAATTGGCTAGATTAAGGGTAGATATAGGTAATAACGCTGATCATCTTTTACATTTAAATGTTGCTAAGTCACAGGTAATTATTCCCCATGAACTTAAAGATGCTTTCCAAAATTATATAGAAGAATTAAAAAGTGAAGCTGAAAAAGAATATTTTAATAGGGGCTTGGTTAGATTTACAGGTTCTAAAAAAAACAAAATTAAACTCTTTGAAAAAAAATCAACTAATAAAGGCTTATTGCTTGAAATAAATAATGAATTTCCACTTTATGCTTCATTAAAGGAAGAGTTAACTACTTCACAAATATCAAAGTTAAAAGTATTAATACGAATGGTAAATACGGCTGTAAATGAAATTAAAAAAGTACATCAGCCAGAGGTTTTTACTCATATAAAAACCGAGAATGATGTAAAGGTTGATGATTTATTAGTATCAATACAGGAATTACAAAACACAGGTCTTGATAATAGAACTATTAAAAAAGAAATGTTGCCTGCTCTTGGCTATGACTTAGCCACTATACCAATGGAAATAATGGAATTGTTGAAATGA